AGCGCCAGCGGCTCCGGTGACCCTTCTTTTTCAGGTGCGAGAGCTTGCGCACGACATGCGCGTCGAACCCCGCCCCGGCGACGTTGGCCATGTAGCGGCTCTGGCGGTAGTGCGCCTCCTCGTAGGAGACCACCCCGACGTCCTGCAGGAAGGAATACCCCTCGCTGATGGCCTTCACGGCGTCCTGATAGCGGTTCGAGATGCCGAACGTGCGGACCCAGTCGTTGCCCGTGCCCACGGCCACCACGGCCACGAGCACCTCGTCGGGACACACCTCCTGCTGGATGAACAGCCCGTTCACCACCTCGTGCAGCGTCCCGTCGCCGCCCACGACGATGATCCGGCGGTAGCCTTCGCGCACGGCCGTGACGGTGAGTTCCGTGGCGTGGAACTTGTGCTCCGTGAAGACCGGTTCGCAGAGGATGTGGGCATCGCGCAGGTGTTTCGAAATCTGTGGAAAATGGTCAAGCCCGCGACCGCTTCCGGCCACGGGATTGACGATGACGAACCATTTTCCGGAATCGGCCGCCACGCTGCGATTATTTTTCGGGAACGTT
This Alistipes shahii WAL 8301 DNA region includes the following protein-coding sequences:
- a CDS encoding diacylglycerol/lipid kinase family protein, whose translation is MAADSGKWFVIVNPVAGSGRGLDHFPQISKHLRDAHILCEPVFTEHKFHATELTVTAVREGYRRIIVVGGDGTLHEVVNGLFIQQEVCPDEVLVAVVAVGTGNDWVRTFGISNRYQDAVKAISEGYSFLQDVGVVSYEEAHYRQSRYMANVAGAGFDAHVVRKLSHLKKKGHRSRWRYTWCLVKNFFRYKSTGVKVWVDDRLVYNNLLLSAAIGICKFNGGGIQQLPAAVADDGMLDLSLIRPVHFWHLLFRFHYLFNGGIYRIRHILQERGSRIRIESSPEVSVEIDGEPLGHTPLEFSILHRAIRIVVARDFYQRCAAVGAETPAG